GGCTGTTAAACTGGATTTCCGAAGCTGCAGTCATCCTGATGGAGCTGAAGCTATATCGGCACAGAATCTGGGGATCACTGTGGCCTTCACAGAATTATTTCTACACTGTTTTGAGGTCATCTGTgaatttgaagtaaaaataagtacACAAACACTTAAAAGGTTTTTGTTTCCTCTCTGCTGTTAGAATGTGACATTGTCGCCTCAGTACTCACATTCCTGGAACATATCATCCCGCGGTTTCTTACCTTTCTTCAGGACGGAGAAGTCCAGTTTCTTCAGGAGAAGCCGGCCCAGGTAATGTGCTCAGCCAGCGGTACGAGAGTGTGTGATGCTGCTGGGGGGCTGCGGGCCTGGGGTCACTCACCTGGGTGCCACCGGAGAAATGAGCTGCCATTGGTTTTTGTCCAAAACCATGAGCTCCTCACTTAACTGGCATGGTTTTCTTTTGTCTCGGCTGTCTTTTTGACACTTTATGTTGTGTACATTTGCAGTTGagcatgtgtatatgtacactGCATATTGTAGACAAACTCACACATCtaacaaaagaaagaagagtGGTTTAATGGCAGCCCTAGACCTCTTGCCCGGTGTTACTCATTTCAGTTGTTACACATTATGACCAGTTACATTTTATCTGTTACACTCTCCCACATACTTTGttttagtactttaaaaaaatatttgtttgtttgaaagaatgacagaggagGGACAGACAGTAAAAAGATGCCTCGTGTTTGCTGATTCATTggccagatggctgcagcagcaaggtccgtgtcagaccaaagccaggaactccatctaggtctcccgtggGTGGCCagcacccaagtccttgggctgttggtgccgacaggaagctgggttggcagTGTGGAGTAGCTGATACTGAAGCCAAGCTCTCCGGtttgccagcatcccaagcaggTGCCGagtgcactgtgccacagtgcctgcccttcCTCCGGTTCTGTTTTTGGGTATTACCTAAACATACATCTCTTAAAAGGAACTTTAACAGAGTTCCATAATGCCAGTGAAGTAAGTTTAGttcctgtttgatttttttttttcatcttcactCCCTATTTTTCCCACAGGAGTCCTTCCGGAAATACTGTTTAAAGGGAAAATAAGCTTAGTTGATTGATACTTAGTTATACAGGGGGCTTTCGAAAGATTGTTGAAAAGAATCCAATGAAAAACTCAACATCAGCTTCATTGAGTCCCCGTCAACACCATTGGGTCCCCGTCCACACCATGCTTCCCCTGTCATTGCTGAAGACGGCACAGAACCACCCCAAGCTGGTGGAGCTGAAGAACGGGGAGACGTACAACGGGAACCTGGTGAGCTGTGATAATTGGATGAACATCAACCTGCGGAAGTCATCTGTACGTCCAGGGACGGGGACAAGTTCTGGCGGATGCCCGAGTGCTACATCCACGGCAGCACCATCAAGTACCTGCACATCCCGGATGAGATCATTGACATGGTCAAGGAGGAGGAGGTGCTGGCCAAGGGCCGCGGGCATGGCGGCCtgtagcagcagaagcagcagaagcagcaataGGGCCACGGCATGGGCGGCGCGGGCCGAGGTGTGTTTGGCGGCCGGGGGCCGAGGTGGCATCCCTGGCACAGGCCAAGAGCAGCCTGAGAAGAAGCCGGGCCGGCAGGTGGGCAAGCAGTGAGAACCCCCCTGGGCACCCCAAGAGACTGAGCGTTCCCCCAGCCCCCGTCCTCCTGGTGGCCCCCGGGACtgctgggaggggaaggaggggcgCTGCGGAACCCACCCCGTCACCACCACTGGACGCCAGAAGCCTGTTGGGTGTTTACGGTTCTGTGAAGGCCtgggtcttccagggccaaggcCAAAGCTGACACGGCTCCCTGCCCTCCGCCCTCTGCTGGCCTTGCCGCACGCACAGTGGGGGTCTGCACTTCGGGTGCGTGAGGCCCCTCACACGGCCAAGCCTGCAGAGACAGCCTCGTTGTCTGTGTCAGGGTCGTTAAACCcatcccccaaccccctccctgtGATGACTGAGGCGGCGGCAGCATGAGCCCAGTGCCACCAGGCCTGGTCAGCGCCCACACactgcccacctcctcctcctcctgttacGAGAATAAATCTGtagccctcccccccccaaaaaaagggggaaaagggGGCTTTGTCAGGATGTGCCAGAGCTGCCCTGGGAAACCTGGACAGCACATTCCTAAGAGGGCAGCGGAAGAGGGAGGGGGAGCGACTTCCGTATCTGTCGGGTTCGCTGTGCCTGGTGTGAGAGGCAGGCTACTGAGAGTGGAAAGCCCTGGTTTGGAGCAAGTGTTTGCCAGACGCTCGGCTTCTGGCTGGAAGGATGGAATGTGCTGGGTCTGACACGAGCTCAGAGGAGCTTTCTGTGTTAAGACAAATGTGGAATGCtgctccccctctctccttccacaTGTTAGCTCTGGTTTATGGTCCATGGGATCTGTAGGAGGGATGGCAGCCTCCCCAACCGCTAGAATATTCCAGAAGAGGCTGCCCCAGTGGAGTAGAGTGTTCATTAAAAGGGGCACTGCAAACCCTCCCCCAGGGAAGGTAGCTGGCACTGCTGTGAGCACCACACTGCAAAACGGCACACACCTGCCTCCTGGAAGCCACTGCTGACCGGCCCTATGGGGCCTGACAGCACAGGCAAGCCACAGATCACAGCACTGACAAAAGGCAAGTTGAGGTGCAGCCCTGGTATAGGGGTGCTCTCCTTACAGCAccagtttcctggcttccatTTGGAGTCTAACAGGAGCCTGAAACCCCTAGTGCGGCAGTGTATTCAACGTCCTTGATTAGATAAGGCAGGAGACTGGGGTGGGCCTGAGCCCGCCCGGTTGGTAGGGGGTTTACGAGAAAGGGCAAGGAGTCAACTCTCCTTTTGCCCATTTAAGCTGCTGTGCCCAAGAACCCAGTGGGTTGGACATAAGGCACCAGGGTCCTCCTTTCCACCCCCCGGgtctcagggagggaaggaacggGAACCCCCGCTATCTATTCCCCACTTGCAAACACACAGCCTTGCAATGCTCACACCAGcaaatgagtgagagagagaaagagacctgtcCCCCGCCCCCCAACACACATATACCCAGGGTCACTGGGTCTGCACCAGGGGAGGGAGCAccctggggtaggggtggggtctaaggaggaggagaggataGAGAGGGGCAGGCCAGATGGAGGGGCTGGAAAGTGGGGCCAGGCCCCCACCATACCCCTCTGTACCCCTCCGCCTCTGCTGGTGACACAAGGCCAGAAGCTGTAGCCATTAGCGGTCAGGCCTCTGGACACAAAAGACTTTCGCTTTGTGGTCTCCTGACGTGGTCACCACCAGGGAGGCATCTCTTCTAGACAGAGCCATGTGGCCCGTGGCCCCATCACTCACTTGCTGAGGGCAAAGTCCAGCATCTCAGCCGTGTGACCCCGGTAATTTGTGAGCAAGCGGCCAGTCCGGGCATCACAGAGGCGCACCACACCATCCAGGCTGCAGGTGTAGAACACGGCAGTACCTGCCTCCCACAGCAGCTGCACGATCCCGGACTGGTACTGACACTGGTGCCTGAGGGTCTGTGTAGACAGGTCATAGATGGCCAAGGTCCCATCCAGGTAGCCGACAGCAACCAGGGGCATCACACTGCAGAAGCCCAGCGACTCCACTGAGTTAGACTCGCTCTCCTCACCttcacctgggctgggctgggaggccaCGGTCTCAGGTCTGAAGACACCCACAACCTTGCCAGTGGTGGCACTGGCCAGCTTGGCCTGGCAGTCCACAGAGCAAGTCAGGATCAGGCTGCCATCCTGATTGGTGGCCACACAGGTCAGAGGACCCTGGTGACCCTCAGGCCCTTTTAGCACATGAATGGGGTTGCCCTGCTTCAGGTCCCAAATCCTGATGATGCCATCTTCGTAGCCAACCACAGCTCTCTTCCCATCAGGGAGGACGTGGCCACAGGTAGCAGGGCAGGTGGGACCCTGGAATGTCTTACAGTCACCATTTGGCACCTTCCACATCCAGGTGTTTCCATCAGCCGTGCACGCTAGGAGGACAGGTGCCCGAGGGTGCCACTCCAtccactccaggtctcccgcctCGAAGGACCACACCTCTTCCTTGGTGTCCACCTGCCACACTTTCAAGAGGCCACTCATGTCCCCCGTGGCCACTAAGGTAGAGTCATGGCTGAATCCCGCACAAGTTACAGTCTTTATGGCCTGCACACTCAAAGAGCAGCTCGCCATCGCTGAGCCGCCACACAAAGGCTTTGTCGTCTTCACCGCCCGTCACTGCCAAGGTGTTAGTCTTGGGGTCCAGGCTTACACAAAATACTGAGGCTGAGTGCAAGGCAAAAGTGACCTCACTGTCGTCAGGGCCCTCCATGCTGCCGACCACCCCCTCCTGGGGTTCCAGAACCCAGCCCTCCTCGttgccctcttcttcctcttcctcctcctcaaaatccacatcttccatctcctgggccAGATCATCCAGTGGACCAGGCTCCAGTTCTACCACCTCGATAATCTCTTCATTGCCATGAAAGCTCAGGGTCTCCAGCGGAGGGGTGTCAGCGGTGGCCCCGCTTTCCGATTCGGACAGTTTATTAACCTCCCTGGAGAGGGTCTGGTTATCTAGCCTTGTCTGCTGGGTTTTTTTACATTGTTAGCTAAAGAAAAACAGGAgctctttagctttttttttttttttctaccactaGGAAACAAATCAGAAGGTGCCAAATGAGGCCTGTGCATTTGATGCCTGGTGATTGTCCATCAGAACTCTCTCTCCCCAAATTGGTGTTGAGGGAGGGTGGTCTGGAGCAGCCCTGACAGGAGAAGGGGGAAGCTGAGTATTCTCCTGCTAAAGCTTTGGCTTTTTCAAAACCTTCACTAATGAGCCCAGGCTGTACTCTGGCCCTGCAGGAGGTCCGCACAATGCCCTGGGGAGCCCAGAAAACTGGCTGTGACCTTGCTCCTTACTGGGCCACATCATTACTTCTTGTTTGTCTTGGAGCTTGTGGGGGGTGATCCGCCTGTTGAAACCTGCTGCTCCTTGTGCAGCAGTTGGGGACCCATCAGCAGGGCGCCTGTTGCATTCCAGTGCCCCAGTGAGCTGGACCAGTTGGGATGTCTACCCTATTGATTGTTGGCACACCTCATTCCTCTTCAGTTAGGGCACAAACAGGATCATTTGTTCCTCCCAGACTGACGTGTACGGTCTGCTGCCGTGGGCCGAGTTTTCAGTATCCTCTCACTTGGTTCCTATGGGCAGTGTCCCCAGGACATTTTTGTAAAGCTGTGTGTATTCTCCAAGTCTTGCTCGTTACCGAGTGGCCATCCCTGGTTTGACCAATGTCCTCTCCTGGGGCATGCAGCCTCAGGGCTGCCTCCTCCACACACAGAAGTGATAAATCATGCCAACAGCTTGTGTCACTCCGTGGCCAGCCACACACAGttttctctgcctcccctccagcATGGGATGCTGCATTTTGCTGGGTGAAGTGTTCTTAATTCAAATACAAATGGGGATAGTTTTCTATCAAATTGCTGCATTTGACTGAAGGTGTTGATCACATTTTAGAAAGTAAGCCACGGTGTGAAATCCCTGTCATACAGAATCCCTTTTTGAAGGAAGGAATTGTTGCTTAAGAAACAAGGTGGTGCCTGCAACCTTGAGTCTGCGCCCACCTCTGGTCTTCCAGGAAGGCTGCTCAGCTCCGGTGTGGTGGGATTCACACATGCACAGCCGAAAGCTTGGGCTCTGAGGCTCAGGCTGGGTAGCTGGGAAGCCCCAGAGTGGTGGCTCCCCTCCAGATCCGTCTCACAGGCTCTGCACCTTGCCTCCTGTCAGATCCCATAAACCTGTCTGATCCCTACTCTAGCACTGAGGAGTGTTTCCTGTTAGACTCAGGGAACACCTCCCTGCAGCGGTGAGACCACCTGTAGCAGGAATCTAGGGAACTAGCATAACTTCTACCTAAAATCAGTTCCAGACTTCTCTCCCTCGTGCAGTTAGCCTCCACTTAGTAATCATCCAGAACAGAAGTTTGAAGGTAACCCTATTTCATAGTTTGCTGTTCTCTCAATAGCTGAATGTGAAGGCATCCTGGCTAGTCACACATAGAAAGTAAAGTGGAAATTGCTTACTTTGCCAGTTGACTAACCCTTCACTGAGAGGATAGAAGGCACATGGGTCATCTTTGCCTGAAGGATCCACAGCATCATCCTGTCTCCTGCAGGGCTCCCCGACCCCTTTGCAAAGGTCGTCGTGGACGGGTCTGGCCAGTGCCACTCAACCGACACTGTGAAGAACACGTTGGACCCCAAGTGGAACCAGCATTATGATCTGTGAGTTGAATGTTCTCCGAGTCATTTGGGCCGAGGTGGGGAAGAGAGCCTCTTACTTTTGCAAGAGAAGCACTAAAAGAAAAGACGAGGGTTGCTAGCTTTATTGGTTACAAAAATGAATTGCCAAAGCAATGTTTCTGTTGCCTAAGTACAGGATCAGGCCAGCGGGTGGTTTTGCATGCGGCGTTTTCATAGATTGCTAAGGTTTGGTTTTTTAGCTGTGATTCTCATACTTTTCAAGCTTTTGGTCATTTTATCTGAGGGGCAAAAAAAGCACTGTAGCTCAGGTCCCCTACATGCTGTTACATTTCGATGAACTCTTGAACCTTgtagtttttattaatttttatttgaaaggcagatttagggagagagaaaaagggacagagagttctttcatctgctggttcacttcccagagggttgcagtggtcagagctgagccagtctgaaaccagcagcttcttctgagtctcccatgtgactgctgggaccccaaggacttgggccagcctctgctgctttcctaggccataagcaggcaactggatcggaagtggaacaactggaagacacaaagtggcactcatggaatgctggcactggaggAAGGAAATCAGTTTGCTATTCCACTGTGCTAGCCCCAACCAGTAGTGTTTATTAAACCTGACTGGCAGATTCCTGACTGTGTCACCATCCTATGGAGCTGTTAATGTATAGTAAATCTGCTTTATGGGATTGTGACTATTACATGGTTGTGTACACTTGCTGTTACATATTGCATGTCATCCTCACCGCCAGCCCACTGGAGCTGATGGATATGTTTTTATGGACTGTCTACTCACGTGACACTCAGGGCCAGTGTTATTTTGTAAGGCTCCCAAAGTCATGTCAGCTAAGATGTCTGTGAGAAATCCTCATTGAGAAGTCCCGTGAGTCAGCGGAATCTGTTCTTTGCAGGTACGTTGGGAAGACAGATTCTATAACCATCAGCATGTGGAACCACAAGAAAATCcacaagaagcagggagctggcttcctGGGCTGTGTGCGGCTGCTCTCCAAAGCCATCAGCAGGTTGAAAGACACCGATGTAAGGGCATGTTGCTTGTCTGCCTCTCACTGCAATCGAAGGAAACTTCTGGGGCATTGGTTGTTGTTGAATACTGAATACAgaattcctgcctccctccttagCTACCTTTCCTTGGGTTAAGTTTTGAATTATTTGTTTGTAGACCAGCGTGTGGATCTATGCCAACTAAATCCCTCAGATACTGATGCAGTCCGTGGCCAAATAGTGGGTAAGAACTTTCCCATCTGTATACAAAGATGCTTTCAGAGACCTTAACGTTGGGTTCTTGGTCACCGAGAGGCCCCATGTCCTGACGATGGTGACGGCGCACGTGTGGGCCATCTCTGCCCTTCTGGGCGGTCCttattttttctcccttcctcctgtcaTTGAAAGTGGAGTTAATGTGACACCGACGCAGAAAGATAGGGGGTTGTTTCCAGTGTCACCATAAACACTTATTGTAGGATAGTTCATCTCAGGATGGTGGCCACATATGCAGGAGTTGGGCGCAGTTTCTTCTGGGAGACCTGTCTCACAGATAAAAAGCACAGACCATTTGTGGAGAATTGCACGTAGCGCCATCTGCAGTCAGAGGGCTGCATTGCTTAGAATGAAAACCTAAAACGTGTTGCCCTCATTTTGCTTTTGTGCAGGAGCATTTGGGCAGGAGAGTGGGCAATGGAATTCAACTTTATATCTATTGTTTTATATGATAGAGAATTAATATTTTGATTCTCATCTAGACTTTGCAGATCTTAAAAGTGCCCCCCCAAAGAAAAAGTGTTTCCCATATCTTTGTTAAGCTATAAGTCAAAGTCTACTTAAGAGACAAGGCCACTGAGACTTTTATTTATGGAGAGTGTAAGAAACACAACACCCTGtcctccacacttttttttttaattatacagttccacaggctcagggatttcccccaccTCACCGCTTATACATTTGAAGAGCATGTCCCGATTTACCCATCCGTGGTGGTGCCCTGTAAAATCCtcgggggaagggagggaaggagggggagagaagggtaGGGGGGTGTGTGTATGCTTGAGAACATGTTCCTTATTATTTGATTCTGCCCATCAATTGTGAATATACAACAGCTCAGTGTATTACAGTTGCAGAAACATCACTGGATTTTAACACAAgctattcttttctgttttagtcAGTTTACAGACTCGAGACAGGATAGACCCCAGCTGGTCTGTGGTAGACTGCAAGGGACTGTTGGAGAATGAAGGGTAGGTATGACCATGGCGGTGGGAGGGCCGGGCTCTGCTGCCTTAGGGCCAGCCTGGGTCACTCCGTGGGCCTACACATGTGCTGCTGGCCTGTAGTAGGAGCTGTGAAGGCCACTGGGAGGGAGCCCAGAGGAGGCCAAGAATGGGATCGTTTACATAGCCATATGGATTATAACTCCAGTGACTTGTAGCATCCCAAATTGGTTAAAAATCCGGGAGTTCACAGTGACATTTGGGGGACAGCCCATAGGCCACCCCTTACTGAGTGGGTCACAGGTGTTAGTCCCTGTGGATTTCCGGCAGAGGCACCACTCCCAAGAGAGATGAGCTCACCTTCCCAGGTATCCTGGGAATTCAGGGATGAGGAATAGGTCCCACAACTGCTAGCAGATGCCGTAAGCAGCACCCGGAATGGGGCACCCCTAGGACACATGACCCACTGACCTCAGATCCTCTGCAGGACCTGGAGTTGCTCTAGGTGGCATGAGAGACATGGCTGCCAAGGGCAGCGTGCAGGCTTCACACGTGGGGCCTGGCTAATGAGACGCTCAGACTGGCTCAAACACTGACCGCCACTCGGGGACTTTGAAAAATGATCATGCGTTGTTTTAGTGAAGACAGTAGCGAAAGTCCTACTTTAGATGCTTATTCTCAAATATTACACTGAGATGATCAGGCATTGGGATTGCCCTCCAGATAAGCCGGCAGATGGGAGGAGCTGGAACAGTGGTGATGTTAGCCCCTCATCCTGGGTGTGGATTTAGCATTTTTTAAtgtaagagattttatttttaataaaatatttgcttacAAGAGAAAATAGCCATTTAGAGGCAATTGCCTTCACATTTTGAAAGCACCTGAAGTCACAGTAGTATTTTAAATAACCAGGAGTCGTATTAGAGAGTAAAATACAAAGGGAAATGGAGTTTTTGGGTTTAAATCAAGAACAATGCAGTGTCATCTCCCAGGCTTCTATTGGGGCAGGGTGGGTTTCCTGTCATCACTGAGCCCTGGCCAAGAGTGAGACCACTGGCCCTTGTGTCTGGTGCCTTGTGGCCACATGTGTCTAACTGGGGCGTccttggggatggaagatgtAGGCGCAAGCTGGCAACCTCGATCCTCACACAGTGCTCCATTGCC
This portion of the Ochotona princeps isolate mOchPri1 unplaced genomic scaffold, mOchPri1.hap1 HAP1_SCAFFOLD_255, whole genome shotgun sequence genome encodes:
- the LOC131479466 gene encoding LOW QUALITY PROTEIN: angio-associated migratory cell protein-like (The sequence of the model RefSeq protein was modified relative to this genomic sequence to represent the inferred CDS: inserted 2 bases in 1 codon), translated to MATREVNKLSESESGATADTPPLETLSFHGNEEIIEVVELEPGPLDDLAQEMEDVDFEEEEEEEEGNEEGWVLEPQEGVVGSMEGPDDSEVTFALHSASVFCVSLDPKTNTLAVTGGEDDKAFVWRLSDGELLFECAGHKDXVTCAGFSHDSTLVATGDMSGLLKVWQVDTKEEVWSFEAGDLEWMEWHPRAPVLLACTADGNTWMWKVPNGDCKTFQGPTCPATCGHVLPDGKRAVVGYEDGIIRIWDLKQGNPIHVLKGPEGHQGPLTCVATNQDGSLILTCSVDCQAKLASATTGKVVGVFRPETVASQPSPGEGEESESNSVESLGFCSVMPLVAVGYLDGTLAIYDLSTQTLRHQCQYQSGIVQLLWEAGTAVFYTCSLDGVVRLCDARTGRLLTNYRGHTAEMLDFALSKDASLVVTTSGDHKAKVFCVQRPDR